In one Streptomyces sp. NBC_00597 genomic region, the following are encoded:
- a CDS encoding RHS repeat-associated core domain-containing protein, translating to MAWPNVDEDAYRAMADSLRDFAEDLLDDGQLANNHVERLLSASKGESIEALNQHWNTVKTKHFRDIADAARTIAGAMDMAADAVEAMKYAALVQLGYLAAEAGIALSLIPVTAGLSALFGAAAMRATQEVVKRLIKECVEEAVGYIVSAMTEPAVAALEGMAADLVVQLGSMALGFQDGVDLDQTKQAGKAGFDDGVKSGKEALHLASAGVAGGGGAGTGLTDLHIEHSEHARAGTSLNSVSTNIHGKTTMHLTKAKSHHGRTRGRDSIARAIDPVADKAMAALVKATKAMGDHVGTTLPKAVKKISTDHKKNDDAIHDSFNRLKKNGSGGGDNRKSGPGGVDHRKGDAGVRTKPDALHGAKDEARRNAIPTSKTHCATDPVDVATGEMLLPHADLSLPGVLPLVLTRTHASGYRYGHWFGRSWASTLDERIELDPSGVGAVWAREDGSLLVYPALPRPGGEAVLPLEGPQLPLAHDGEYGDETTYAITDSRTGLTRCFSGSPYRASSAFWLSAIEDRNQNRITFTRLPDGTPTTVSHDGGYTVQLTSGTGRIQALKLRTPEGWAEVRTYGYDARGNLDAITNSSGFPLRMTYDACDRVTSWTDRNNSTYRYLYDSAGRVTETVGPEGFLSSSFSYDDIHPETGHHVTRYTDSTGATTVFHINDSFQVVAETDPLGATTHFEFDVADRLLSRTDALGGVTRCERDSQGSLVALISPDGVRTTASYNDLYLPTEVTERGGVRQHFAYDAQGNLTATVDAAGARTEYEFTSRGHLTSMRNAVGDVTRITTNEAGLPLLLVAPNGATTTLSRDSFGRITSATDAEGSLLRQAWTIEGKPAWRELPDGSREEWEWDGEGNLLSYTDRMGRTSSHAVTHFDCAAMTTAGDGGRYEYTHDTELRLTKVTNAQGLEWEYGYDAAGRLVAETDFDGRTLTYEHDALGRLTRRTNPAGQSLTFERDALGRVIRILHDDGSVSTFTHTEAGHVSEINNPHARITLERDAAGRVITETVNGRTLTLAYDALGRRTHRRTPSGSESHLEYASQGLAAYTTGEHTFRFRRDALGRETTRTLDGSLTLHHAWDSVGRLTHQSLHMADSEVMGRSFTYQFDGAPTAVDDSLAGHRAYTLDSGSRITAVEARGWREQYAYNTAGDQTHNTLPAAAPGQDSMGARDYEGTRITRAGRTHYRYDAQGRMIRRETRTLSGKTLTWHFQWNAEDRLTHATAPGGTTWRYLYDALGRRIAKQHRNSDGHLTEETSYCWDGSQLAEERTGATALVWDYVGLRPLAQRESKFDPEQLQIDRRFFAIVTDLAGSPSELVSADGQISWRTRSTAWGATQWDRGSTAYTPLRYPGQYFDAETGLHYNFNRYYDPDLGRYITPDPLGLAPAANHYGYVPNPFSLADPLGLAGCEPDHTWGGKVVFVRDEHGRPYEMHATITRDMLDEGTDAAKWLKPPGFLHGTDYNQARGHMLANMLGGTGKHLDNLFCITQDPTNSPDMRDLEQSIYNAVKGNPAAGVQGEIVQYSVYLEYTDDRKDSVPKWITMEADGSDSFRLRADLENPDHADQQRRRRRGIQ from the coding sequence GTGGCCTGGCCGAATGTGGACGAGGACGCATACCGGGCCATGGCCGACTCGCTCCGCGACTTCGCCGAGGACCTCCTTGACGACGGCCAGCTCGCCAACAACCACGTCGAGCGCCTCCTCTCCGCCAGCAAAGGCGAATCGATAGAGGCCCTCAACCAGCACTGGAACACGGTCAAGACCAAGCACTTCAGGGACATCGCGGATGCGGCCCGCACTATCGCCGGGGCGATGGACATGGCAGCCGACGCCGTCGAGGCCATGAAGTACGCGGCTCTGGTCCAGCTCGGCTACCTCGCCGCCGAGGCTGGCATCGCGCTCTCCCTGATCCCCGTCACCGCAGGCCTCTCCGCACTCTTCGGCGCGGCCGCGATGCGCGCGACGCAGGAGGTCGTCAAGCGCCTGATCAAGGAGTGTGTCGAGGAAGCCGTCGGCTACATCGTCTCCGCGATGACCGAGCCAGCCGTCGCCGCCCTGGAAGGCATGGCCGCCGACCTCGTCGTCCAGCTCGGCTCGATGGCCCTCGGATTCCAGGACGGCGTCGACCTCGACCAGACCAAGCAGGCGGGCAAGGCCGGCTTCGACGACGGCGTGAAGTCCGGCAAGGAAGCCCTCCACCTCGCTTCCGCAGGCGTTGCCGGGGGCGGTGGCGCCGGCACCGGCCTGACTGACCTCCACATCGAGCACTCCGAGCACGCCCGCGCCGGCACCAGCCTCAACTCCGTTAGCACCAACATCCACGGCAAGACGACAATGCACCTGACCAAGGCCAAGTCCCACCACGGCCGCACCCGCGGCCGCGACTCCATAGCCCGGGCCATCGACCCCGTCGCCGACAAGGCCATGGCAGCCCTCGTCAAAGCCACCAAGGCCATGGGCGACCACGTCGGCACCACCCTCCCCAAAGCCGTCAAGAAGATATCCACCGACCACAAGAAGAACGACGACGCCATCCACGACAGCTTTAACCGCCTGAAGAAGAATGGTTCCGGCGGGGGCGATAACCGCAAGAGCGGACCGGGCGGGGTGGATCATCGCAAGGGCGACGCGGGCGTGCGCACCAAGCCTGATGCCCTGCATGGTGCGAAGGACGAAGCAAGGCGCAACGCCATCCCGACATCCAAGACGCACTGCGCGACCGACCCCGTCGATGTCGCCACCGGCGAGATGCTGTTGCCGCACGCGGACCTCTCGCTGCCCGGCGTGCTGCCGCTGGTCCTCACCCGGACCCACGCCTCCGGCTATCGCTACGGCCACTGGTTCGGCCGCAGCTGGGCCTCCACGCTGGACGAGCGCATCGAGCTCGACCCGTCGGGCGTCGGTGCCGTGTGGGCCCGCGAGGACGGTTCACTCCTCGTCTACCCCGCCCTCCCACGGCCGGGAGGCGAAGCCGTCCTGCCGCTGGAGGGGCCTCAGCTGCCGCTGGCGCACGACGGCGAGTACGGGGACGAGACCACGTATGCGATCACCGACTCGCGCACCGGGCTGACCCGCTGCTTCAGCGGCAGCCCCTACCGTGCCTCCTCCGCGTTCTGGCTGAGCGCAATCGAGGACCGCAACCAGAACCGCATCACGTTCACCCGCCTGCCGGACGGGACACCCACCACGGTCAGTCACGACGGCGGTTACACAGTTCAGCTGACCTCGGGCACCGGCCGAATACAGGCCCTGAAACTGCGCACACCGGAGGGTTGGGCCGAGGTCCGCACGTACGGCTACGACGCGCGCGGGAACCTGGACGCCATCACTAACTCCTCCGGTTTTCCGCTACGGATGACCTACGACGCCTGCGATCGCGTCACGTCGTGGACCGACCGCAATAACTCCACCTACCGGTACCTTTACGACAGCGCCGGCCGGGTTACCGAGACCGTGGGGCCCGAAGGCTTCCTCTCCTCGTCGTTCTCCTACGACGACATACATCCCGAGACCGGTCACCACGTCACTCGCTACACCGACTCCACCGGAGCTACCACGGTCTTCCACATCAATGACTCCTTCCAGGTCGTCGCGGAGACCGATCCTCTCGGAGCCACTACTCATTTCGAATTCGACGTAGCCGATCGGCTGCTCTCGCGGACCGACGCCCTGGGCGGCGTCACCCGATGCGAGCGTGACAGCCAGGGAAGTCTCGTCGCCCTGATCTCGCCAGACGGCGTACGCACCACCGCCTCATACAACGACCTGTACCTGCCCACGGAGGTCACCGAACGCGGCGGGGTCCGGCAGCACTTCGCCTACGACGCCCAAGGCAACCTCACGGCCACGGTCGACGCGGCAGGTGCGCGCACGGAGTACGAGTTCACCAGCCGCGGCCACCTGACCTCCATGCGCAACGCCGTCGGCGATGTCACCCGCATAACGACGAACGAGGCGGGCCTGCCACTCCTGCTCGTCGCTCCTAATGGCGCAACCACCACCCTGAGCCGGGATTCCTTCGGCCGGATCACGTCCGCCACGGATGCGGAAGGCTCGCTCCTGCGCCAGGCGTGGACCATCGAGGGTAAGCCCGCATGGCGTGAGCTGCCCGACGGCTCCCGGGAGGAGTGGGAGTGGGACGGGGAAGGGAACCTCCTCTCCTACACCGACCGCATGGGCCGTACCAGCTCGCACGCCGTCACCCACTTCGACTGTGCCGCCATGACCACCGCAGGGGACGGAGGCCGCTACGAGTACACCCACGACACAGAGCTGCGGCTGACGAAGGTCACCAACGCACAGGGCCTGGAGTGGGAGTACGGCTACGACGCGGCCGGCCGACTCGTGGCCGAGACGGACTTCGACGGCCGCACTCTCACCTACGAGCACGACGCCCTGGGCCGCCTGACCCGCCGTACCAACCCCGCAGGCCAAAGCCTGACCTTTGAACGTGACGCCCTCGGCCGGGTCATCCGGATCCTGCACGACGACGGATCCGTCTCTACGTTCACTCATACCGAAGCGGGCCACGTCTCCGAGATCAACAACCCCCACGCCCGCATCACCCTGGAACGGGACGCCGCAGGCCGGGTCATCACGGAAACCGTCAACGGTCGCACCCTCACCCTGGCGTACGACGCCCTCGGGCGCCGCACTCACCGGCGTACCCCCTCAGGTTCCGAGAGCCACCTCGAGTACGCCTCACAGGGTCTCGCCGCCTACACGACCGGCGAGCACACGTTCCGGTTCCGCCGCGACGCGCTCGGGCGCGAAACAACCCGCACCCTGGACGGCTCCCTCACCCTTCACCACGCCTGGGACTCGGTGGGCCGCCTGACCCACCAGTCACTGCACATGGCGGACTCCGAAGTCATGGGCCGGTCCTTCACCTACCAGTTCGACGGAGCGCCCACAGCGGTCGATGACAGCCTGGCCGGCCACCGTGCGTACACGCTCGACTCGGGCAGTCGGATCACAGCCGTCGAGGCACGAGGGTGGCGCGAGCAATACGCGTACAACACGGCCGGTGACCAGACCCACAACACTCTTCCCGCTGCCGCGCCCGGACAGGACAGCATGGGCGCACGTGACTACGAAGGCACCCGCATCACCCGCGCCGGCCGTACCCACTACAGGTACGACGCCCAGGGCCGGATGATCCGCCGCGAGACGCGCACGCTCAGCGGCAAGACGCTCACCTGGCACTTCCAGTGGAACGCCGAAGACCGTCTCACCCACGCCACCGCGCCGGGCGGCACCACATGGCGCTATCTCTATGACGCCCTTGGCCGACGTATCGCCAAGCAGCACCGGAACAGCGACGGCCACCTCACCGAGGAAACCTCGTACTGCTGGGACGGCTCGCAGCTCGCAGAGGAACGCACGGGCGCCACGGCCCTCGTCTGGGACTACGTAGGACTGCGCCCACTGGCGCAGCGCGAGTCCAAGTTCGACCCCGAACAGCTGCAGATCGACCGCCGGTTCTTCGCGATCGTCACTGACCTCGCGGGCAGTCCCAGTGAGCTGGTCTCCGCTGACGGCCAGATCAGCTGGCGTACACGCAGTACGGCGTGGGGCGCCACCCAGTGGGATCGAGGGAGCACCGCCTACACTCCGCTGCGCTACCCCGGGCAGTACTTCGACGCGGAGACAGGCCTCCACTACAACTTCAACCGCTACTACGACCCGGACCTCGGCCGGTACATCACGCCCGACCCTCTCGGTCTGGCTCCGGCAGCCAACCACTACGGCTACGTCCCGAACCCCTTCAGCCTGGCCGACCCCCTGGGGCTGGCCGGATGCGAGCCCGATCACACCTGGGGCGGGAAGGTCGTGTTCGTACGGGACGAGCATGGCCGTCCCTACGAGATGCACGCGACCATCACCCGGGACATGCTCGACGAGGGCACCGATGCGGCGAAGTGGCTCAAGCCACCGGGCTTCCTCCACGGAACGGATTACAACCAGGCGCGGGGCCACATGCTGGCCAATATGCTCGGCGGAACCGGAAAGCACTTGGACAACCTGTTCTGCATCACCCAAGACCCCACCAACTCACCCGACATGCGGGACCTGGAGCAGTCGATCTACAACGCCGTGAAGGGCAACCCCGCTGCCGGCGTCCAAGGGGAGATCGTCCAGTACAGCGTTTACCTTGAATACACGGACGACCGCAAGGATTCCGTACCCAAGTGGATCACGATGGAAGCCGATGGGAGCGACAGCTTCCGTCTCCGCGCCGACCTCGAGAATCCCGACCATGCCGACCAGCAGCGACGCCGCCGCCGAGGAATCCAGTGA
- a CDS encoding GNAT family N-acetyltransferase, with the protein MTTPSDPSYPAHWEADVVLRDGGTARIRPITTEDAGRLVSFYEQVSDESKYYRFFAPYPRLSDRDVHRFTHHDYVDRVGLAATVGEEFIGTVRYDRIGPDGRPATAPADEAEVAFLVQDAHQGRGVASALLEHIGAVARERGIRRFAAEVLPANNKMIKVFTDAGYQQKRSFEDGSVHLTLDLEPTAESLAVQRAREQRAEARSVQRLLAPGSVAVIGVSRSGGGVGAAALRNLRDSGFRGHLYAVNEAATADLLDGVRAYRALGDIDAPVDLAVIAVPAERVPEAVAACGEHGVQGLVVLSAGYGESGAAGLDRQRELVRQVRSYGMRLIGPNAYGVINTAPEVGLNASLTPAPAPIRGRIGLFTQSGAIGISLLSALLRRGAGLSSFVSAGNRADVSGNDILQYWYEDEATDVALMYLETLGNPRKFTRLARRTAAVKPVVVARGAGRHTPAGHVVPGTRLADTTVSALLRQAGVIRVDTVTELVDVGLLLASQPLPAGPRVAILGNSESLGVLTYDACLAQGLRPAVPLDLTTAATPESFRLALGAALASAENDAVIVTVIPWVNEQEPQDDLAEALRDAVAGHPGKPVALVHVELAELVDALSPTGVLPGAGAGARPGPASPGSAGAAPLAGALPPRPGARETGATAYAGPGADGPGSGEAPDGRIPAYPAAERAVRAVAEAVRYGQWRRANADAGHVPQYEDIDEAAAAARLAGLLVDAGDGVLTLTEADAGALLAHYGIRVLPTLPAPTADHAVRAARALGYPVALKTTAPHLRHRADLGGVRLDLATEADLRRSYEELTDLLGRPDELLPVVQAMVPRGVDTVVRSVIDPAAGAVLSFGLAGVASELLGDTAHRLVPATDRDAAGLIRSIRAAPLLFGWRGSDPVDTAALEELLLRLSRLVDDHPEVVGVTLEPVVVATEGLSVLSATVRVAHPPARTDLGPRTLPSY; encoded by the coding sequence ATGACCACCCCGTCGGACCCCTCGTACCCGGCCCACTGGGAAGCGGACGTCGTCCTGCGCGACGGCGGCACCGCCCGGATCCGGCCCATCACCACCGAGGACGCGGGCCGGCTGGTCAGCTTCTACGAGCAGGTCTCCGACGAGTCGAAGTACTACCGCTTCTTCGCCCCCTACCCCCGGCTCTCCGACCGCGACGTGCACCGCTTCACGCACCACGACTACGTGGACCGGGTCGGCCTCGCGGCGACCGTCGGCGAGGAGTTCATCGGCACCGTCCGCTACGACCGGATCGGCCCCGACGGCCGGCCCGCCACCGCCCCCGCCGACGAGGCCGAGGTCGCCTTCCTCGTACAGGACGCCCACCAGGGCCGCGGGGTCGCCTCCGCGCTCCTCGAACACATCGGCGCGGTCGCCCGGGAGCGGGGCATCCGGCGGTTCGCGGCCGAGGTGCTCCCCGCCAACAACAAGATGATCAAGGTGTTCACGGACGCCGGCTACCAGCAGAAGCGCAGCTTCGAGGACGGCTCCGTCCACCTCACCCTCGACCTCGAACCCACCGCCGAGTCCCTGGCCGTGCAGCGGGCCCGCGAGCAGCGCGCCGAGGCCCGCTCCGTGCAGCGGCTGTTGGCCCCCGGCTCGGTGGCCGTGATCGGAGTCAGCCGCTCCGGCGGGGGCGTCGGCGCCGCCGCGCTGCGCAACCTGCGCGACAGCGGTTTCCGCGGCCACCTCTACGCCGTGAACGAGGCCGCCACCGCCGACCTGCTGGACGGGGTACGGGCCTACCGCGCGCTCGGCGACATCGACGCCCCGGTCGACCTCGCGGTGATCGCGGTCCCGGCCGAGCGGGTCCCCGAGGCAGTGGCCGCCTGCGGGGAGCACGGGGTGCAGGGCCTCGTGGTGCTGTCCGCCGGATACGGGGAGAGCGGCGCGGCCGGGCTCGACCGGCAGCGCGAACTCGTGCGCCAGGTGCGCTCGTACGGGATGCGGCTTATCGGGCCGAACGCGTACGGCGTGATCAACACCGCCCCGGAGGTCGGGCTCAACGCCTCACTGACCCCGGCGCCCGCGCCGATCCGGGGCCGCATCGGACTGTTCACCCAGTCCGGGGCGATCGGCATCTCGCTGCTGTCCGCACTGCTGCGGCGGGGCGCGGGGCTGTCGTCCTTCGTCTCGGCGGGCAACCGGGCGGACGTCTCCGGGAACGACATCCTCCAGTACTGGTACGAGGACGAAGCCACCGACGTCGCGCTGATGTACCTCGAAACCCTCGGCAACCCGCGCAAGTTCACCCGGCTCGCGCGGCGCACGGCGGCCGTGAAGCCCGTGGTCGTCGCGAGGGGCGCCGGCCGCCACACCCCCGCCGGACACGTGGTCCCCGGGACCAGGCTGGCGGACACCACGGTCTCCGCACTGCTGCGGCAAGCGGGGGTGATCCGGGTCGACACGGTGACCGAGCTGGTGGACGTGGGGCTGCTCCTGGCCTCGCAGCCGCTGCCGGCCGGGCCGCGCGTGGCGATCCTGGGGAACTCGGAGTCGCTGGGCGTCCTCACGTACGACGCGTGCCTCGCGCAGGGGCTGCGGCCCGCGGTCCCGCTGGACCTGACGACGGCGGCGACGCCCGAAAGCTTCCGGCTGGCGCTGGGCGCGGCGCTGGCCTCCGCCGAGAACGACGCGGTGATCGTCACGGTGATCCCGTGGGTGAACGAACAGGAGCCGCAGGACGACCTGGCCGAGGCCCTGCGGGACGCGGTGGCCGGCCATCCCGGCAAGCCGGTGGCCCTGGTCCACGTGGAGCTGGCGGAGCTCGTCGACGCCCTGTCCCCGACGGGGGTCCTGCCCGGAGCCGGAGCCGGAGCCCGGCCCGGACCGGCGAGCCCCGGCTCCGCGGGTGCGGCGCCGCTTGCGGGAGCGCTGCCCCCGCGTCCGGGGGCGCGGGAGACGGGCGCGACCGCGTACGCCGGGCCGGGCGCCGACGGCCCCGGTTCCGGCGAGGCCCCGGACGGGCGGATCCCGGCGTACCCGGCCGCCGAGCGGGCCGTCAGGGCCGTCGCCGAGGCCGTCCGGTACGGGCAGTGGCGGCGGGCCAACGCCGACGCCGGTCACGTCCCCCAGTACGAGGACATCGACGAGGCCGCAGCAGCCGCCCGGCTCGCCGGCCTGCTGGTGGACGCCGGCGACGGCGTGCTCACCCTCACCGAAGCCGACGCCGGCGCCCTGCTCGCCCACTACGGGATCCGGGTGCTCCCCACCCTGCCGGCGCCCACTGCGGACCATGCGGTCCGGGCCGCCCGGGCCCTGGGCTACCCCGTCGCCCTCAAGACCACGGCCCCGCACCTGCGCCACCGCGCGGACCTCGGCGGCGTACGCCTCGACCTCGCGACCGAGGCCGACCTGCGCCGCTCGTACGAGGAGCTCACCGACCTCCTCGGGAGGCCCGACGAGCTGCTGCCCGTCGTCCAGGCCATGGTGCCCCGCGGGGTCGACACCGTCGTGCGGTCCGTCATCGACCCCGCCGCGGGCGCCGTCCTCTCCTTCGGGCTGGCCGGCGTCGCCTCGGAGCTGCTCGGCGACACCGCCCACCGCCTCGTCCCGGCCACCGACCGGGACGCCGCGGGGCTGATCCGGTCCATCCGGGCCGCACCCCTCCTCTTCGGCTGGCGCGGCAGCGACCCCGTCGACACCGCCGCCCTCGAAGAGCTCCTGCTGCGACTGTCCCGGCTCGTCGACGACCACCCCGAGGTGGTGGGCGTCACCCTCGAACCCGTCGTCGTCGCCACCGAGGGCCTCTCCGTGCTGAGCGCCACCGTCCGGGTGGCGCACCCGCCGGCCCGCACCGATCTCGGTCCCCGGACACTCCCCAGCTACTGA
- a CDS encoding alkaline phosphatase family protein has translation MSYSAPSNWDEPELLDLSGAPVPEYGTGSLADLLPTLVAGQGVPGYTAAIAELTPADRNCVFLVDGMGWEQIKAHPDEAPYLTSLLGSSRGGTGRPITAGFPATTATSLASVGTGLPPARHGLPGYTVRNPATGELMNQLRWHPWTPPKPWQPYPTVFQQADKAGVATAQVSSPAFQTTPLTKIALSGGTFLGRMTGEERMDLAAQRLAAGDRSLVYTYYSELDGAGHRHGVNSDAWRGQLMCVDRLVQRLAEQLPPRTTLYVTADHGMVDVPFDEDSRIDFDEDWELGAGVALLGGEGRARHVYAVPGAEADVLTVWREVLGDRFWIASREEALERGWFGPPGECDERVLGRIGDVVAAAHTDAAITASVNEPNESALAGMHGSMTAAEQLVPLLEIRT, from the coding sequence ATGTCCTACTCCGCACCGTCGAACTGGGACGAGCCGGAGCTGCTGGACCTGTCCGGCGCCCCCGTCCCGGAGTACGGCACCGGCTCGCTCGCCGATCTGCTGCCGACCCTGGTGGCCGGCCAGGGCGTGCCCGGGTACACCGCCGCCATCGCCGAGCTCACCCCGGCCGACCGGAACTGCGTGTTCCTGGTCGACGGCATGGGCTGGGAGCAGATCAAGGCCCACCCGGACGAGGCCCCGTACCTCACCTCCCTCCTCGGCAGCTCGCGCGGCGGCACCGGCCGCCCGATCACCGCGGGCTTCCCGGCGACCACCGCCACCTCGCTGGCCTCCGTCGGCACCGGCCTGCCCCCCGCTCGACATGGCCTGCCCGGCTACACCGTGCGCAATCCGGCCACCGGCGAACTGATGAACCAGCTCCGCTGGCACCCCTGGACGCCGCCGAAGCCCTGGCAGCCGTACCCGACCGTCTTCCAGCAGGCCGACAAGGCGGGGGTGGCGACGGCGCAGGTGTCCTCGCCCGCGTTCCAGACCACCCCGCTCACCAAGATCGCGCTGAGCGGCGGCACCTTCCTCGGCCGGATGACCGGTGAGGAGCGGATGGACCTCGCGGCGCAGCGCCTCGCCGCCGGCGACCGCTCGCTGGTGTACACGTACTACAGCGAGCTCGACGGAGCCGGCCACCGGCACGGCGTGAACTCCGACGCCTGGCGAGGCCAGCTGATGTGCGTCGACCGGCTCGTGCAGCGGCTCGCCGAGCAACTCCCGCCCCGCACCACGCTGTACGTGACCGCCGACCACGGCATGGTGGACGTCCCCTTCGACGAGGACTCGCGGATCGACTTCGACGAGGACTGGGAGCTGGGCGCGGGCGTGGCCCTGCTCGGCGGCGAGGGCCGGGCCCGGCACGTCTACGCCGTACCGGGCGCCGAAGCCGACGTGCTGACCGTGTGGCGGGAGGTGCTGGGCGACCGGTTCTGGATCGCGAGCCGCGAAGAGGCCCTGGAACGCGGCTGGTTCGGGCCGCCGGGGGAGTGCGACGAGCGCGTGCTCGGCCGGATCGGCGACGTGGTCGCCGCCGCCCACACCGATGCCGCGATCACCGCGTCCGTCAACGAGCCGAACGAATCTGCGCTCGCAGGGATGCACGGCTCCATGACCGCGGCCGAGCAGCTCGTCCCGCTGCTCGAAATCCGCACCTGA
- a CDS encoding thymidine kinase: protein MSELAFFSGTMDCGKSTLALQIEHNRSARGLQGLIFTRDDRAGEGKLSSRLGLVTDAVEAEPGLDLYGYVVEQLSRGGKVDYVIVDEAQFLAPDQIDQLARIVDDLDLDVFAFGITTDFRTKLFPGSQRLIELADRVETLQVEAMCWCGARATHNARTVGGEMVVEGEQVVVGDVARSAAEVGYEVLCRRHHRRRMTSAASRTGSLSPDVLPVASG from the coding sequence ATGTCCGAACTTGCCTTCTTCTCCGGAACGATGGACTGTGGGAAGTCAACTTTGGCGCTTCAAATCGAACATAATCGATCGGCGCGCGGGCTGCAGGGGCTGATCTTCACACGCGACGACCGTGCGGGCGAGGGAAAGCTCTCGTCACGTCTGGGGCTGGTGACCGATGCGGTGGAGGCGGAGCCGGGCCTCGACCTCTATGGGTACGTGGTGGAGCAGCTGTCGCGGGGCGGCAAGGTCGACTACGTGATCGTGGACGAGGCCCAGTTCCTTGCTCCCGATCAGATCGACCAGTTGGCCCGGATCGTCGACGACCTGGACCTGGATGTCTTCGCGTTCGGCATCACGACCGACTTCCGTACGAAGCTGTTCCCCGGCTCCCAGCGGCTGATTGAGCTCGCCGACCGCGTGGAGACCCTGCAGGTCGAGGCGATGTGCTGGTGCGGGGCGCGGGCCACTCACAACGCTCGCACGGTGGGCGGGGAGATGGTCGTCGAGGGCGAGCAGGTCGTGGTGGGGGACGTGGCCCGGTCGGCGGCCGAGGTGGGGTACGAGGTGCTGTGCCGACGCCATCACCGTCGGCGGATGACGAGTGCCGCGTCGCGGACGGGTTCGCTGTCGCCGGACGTACTGCCGGTCGCTTCCGGCTGA
- a CDS encoding histone-like nucleoid-structuring protein Lsr2 codes for MTDINLLVQLCPPPSGPIPAIDWDTVEATLGMRLPQDYKQLAATYGPGAFYDYLHLYHPAGVTEYVDITGPMPARIRSHLQRDYDQGTHPVPYDPQHLFAIGGTDNGEYLFWITDPQDAPDTWRIAVNEARGPRWFTFDGSLTEFLTRVLSGQTSVPQFPDDLLEGHTAFVPSVPTGYQPMPPTAARPPVDLDTIRKWARANGYQVPFRGRIPADIREAWERANPS; via the coding sequence GTGACCGACATCAACCTGCTCGTTCAGCTTTGTCCGCCCCCGTCCGGCCCCATCCCCGCGATCGACTGGGACACAGTGGAAGCCACACTGGGCATGCGGCTTCCGCAGGACTACAAGCAGCTCGCCGCCACCTACGGTCCGGGGGCCTTCTACGACTACCTGCACCTCTATCACCCCGCCGGCGTCACCGAGTACGTCGACATCACCGGTCCCATGCCTGCCCGGATCCGGTCCCACCTCCAGCGGGACTACGACCAGGGAACGCACCCGGTCCCGTACGACCCGCAGCACCTGTTCGCCATCGGCGGCACCGACAACGGCGAGTACCTGTTCTGGATCACCGACCCCCAGGACGCCCCCGACACCTGGCGGATCGCCGTCAACGAAGCCCGCGGGCCACGCTGGTTCACCTTCGACGGAAGCCTGACCGAGTTCCTCACCAGAGTCCTCAGCGGGCAGACGAGCGTTCCCCAATTCCCCGACGACCTTCTGGAAGGGCACACCGCCTTCGTCCCCTCCGTACCCACCGGCTACCAGCCCATGCCGCCAACGGCCGCCAGGCCGCCCGTCGACCTCGACACCATCCGCAAATGGGCACGCGCTAACGGCTACCAGGTCCCCTTCCGAGGCCGGATTCCCGCAGACATCCGCGAAGCATGGGAGCGTGCGAACCCCAGCTGA
- a CDS encoding HPr family phosphocarrier protein: MAERRVNVGWAEGLHARPASIFVRATTASGVPVTIAKADGNPVNAASMLAVLGLGAQGGEEIVLASDAEGAEVALDRLAKLVAEGLEELPETV, from the coding sequence ATGGCAGAGCGCCGCGTCAACGTCGGGTGGGCCGAGGGCCTGCACGCTCGTCCCGCCTCGATCTTCGTCCGTGCGACGACCGCTTCCGGCGTCCCGGTGACCATCGCCAAGGCCGACGGGAACCCCGTCAACGCCGCGTCCATGCTCGCGGTGCTGGGCCTGGGCGCGCAGGGCGGAGAGGAGATCGTCCTCGCGTCCGACGCCGAGGGCGCCGAAGTGGCGCTGGACCGCCTCGCGAAGCTGGTCGCCGAGGGCCTCGAAGAGCTCCCCGAGACCGTCTGA
- a CDS encoding DUF5998 family protein, producing the protein MAKSGTTTQGLRTAIERSGYYPALVAEAVEAAVGGEPISSYLVHQETTFDSNEVRRHVTVLVLTGNRFIVSHTDEQAADAGSPSPYATTSTESVKIGAISSVVLSRVVANPESYTPGTLPREVVLTIGWGAVSRIDLEPAACGDPNCDSDHGYTGNSTADDLSLRVSEAGDGPEAVRQTLVFAQALSEATAAASAPAR; encoded by the coding sequence ATGGCGAAATCCGGTACGACGACCCAGGGGCTGCGCACGGCGATCGAGCGCAGCGGCTACTACCCGGCCCTCGTGGCCGAGGCCGTGGAGGCCGCGGTGGGCGGCGAGCCGATCTCGTCGTACCTGGTCCACCAGGAGACGACCTTCGACTCCAACGAGGTGCGCCGGCACGTCACCGTCCTGGTCCTGACCGGGAACCGCTTCATCGTGAGCCACACCGACGAGCAGGCCGCCGACGCCGGGTCGCCGTCCCCGTACGCGACCACCTCCACCGAGTCGGTCAAGATCGGCGCGATCTCCTCCGTGGTGCTCAGCCGCGTCGTCGCCAACCCCGAGTCGTACACCCCCGGCACCCTGCCCCGCGAGGTCGTCCTGACCATCGGCTGGGGCGCGGTCTCCCGCATCGACCTGGAGCCCGCCGCCTGCGGCGATCCGAACTGCGACTCCGACCACGGCTACACCGGCAACTCCACCGCCGACGACCTCAGCCTGCGCGTCAGCGAGGCCGGCGACGGCCCCGAGGCGGTCCGCCAGACCCTCGTCTTCGCGCAGGCCCTGTCCGAGGCCACGGCGGCGGCTTCCGCCCCTGCCCGCTGA